A window of Citrus sinensis cultivar Valencia sweet orange chromosome 7, DVS_A1.0, whole genome shotgun sequence contains these coding sequences:
- the LOC102631297 gene encoding 3-dehydroquinate synthase, chloroplastic yields MALSTANSLSPSLSSKHASKQPELYTWFRSPNAIALKSPPLAPASIELKRNGGFVLGEYKVNRRIYASSAAPMMDQTVSKAPTIVEVDLGQRSYPIYIGSGLLDHPDLLQKHVQGKKVLVVTNNTVAPLYLDKVTDALTRGNPNVSVENVILPDGENYKNMDTLMKVFDKAIESRLDRRCTFVALGGGVIGDMCGYAAASYLRGVSFIQIPTTVMAQVDSSVGGKTGINHRLGKNLIGAFYQPQCVLVDTDTLNTLPDRELASGLAEVIKYGLIRDAEFFEWQEQNMHKLMARDPSAFAYAIKRSCENKAEVVSLDEKESGLRATLNLGHTFGHAIETGFGYGQWLHGEAVAAGMVMAVDMSYRLGWIDDSIVKRVHNILQQAKLPTAPPDTMTVEMFKSIMAVDKKVADGLLRLILLKGPLGNCVFTGDYDRKALDDTLYAFCKS; encoded by the exons ATGGCATTATCCACGGCCAACTCATTGTCTCCTTCGCTGTCATCCAAACACGCGTCCAAACAGCCCGAGTTATATACCTGGTTTCGCAGCCCTAACGCGATTGCGCTTAAGTCTCCGCCCTTGGCACCGGCTTCTATTGAGTTGAAACGGAACGGCGGTTTCGTCCTGGGCGAGTATAAGGTGAACCGCAGGATTTACGCGAGTAGTGCGGCTCCGATGATGGATCAAACGGTTAGTAAAGCTCCTACGATTGTTGAGGTGGATTTGGGACAGCGGAGCTACCCGATTTATATCGGATCCGGACTTCTGGATCATCCCGACCTGCTCCAAAA GCATGTTCAAGGAAAGAAAGTTCTTGTGGTTACTAACAACACAGTTGCACCATTGTACCTGGATAAAGTTACTGATGCTTTGACAAGAGGGAATCCAAATGTTTCAGTTGAGAATGTGATTCTGCCAGATGGTGAGAATTACAAGAACATG GATACTCTCATGAAAGTCTTTGACAAGGCCATCGAGTCTCGGCTGGACCGGCGATGTACATTTGTTGCACTTGGAGGTGGTGTTATTGGTGACATGTGTGGTTATGCTGCAGCCTCTTATCTTCGAGGTGTTAGTTTCATTCAAATTCCTACAACTGTTATGGCACAG GTAGATTCTTCTGTTGGAGGCAAAACTGGCATAAACCACCGCCTTGGCAAGAATTTGATTGGTGCTTTCTACCAACCTCAGTGTGTTCTCGTCGACACTGACACATTAAATACATTGCCAGACAGGGAACTGGCATCAGGACTTGCAGAGGTTATCAAGTATGGGCTCATCAGGGATGCAGAATTTTTTGAATGGCAGGAGCAAAATATGCATAAATTGATGGCAAG GGATCCAAGTGCATTTGCTTATGCTATAAAGCGATCTTGTGAAAATAAGGCTGAGGTTGTGTCCTTGGATGAGAAGGAGAGTGGACTAAGAGCAACACTAAACTTGGGTCATACATTTGGTCAT GCCATTGAAACTGGGTTTGGATATGGGCAGTGGCTTCATGGAGAAGCTGTTGCAGCTGGCATG GTCATGGCCGTTGACATGTCTTACCGGCTTGGTTGGATTGATGATTCTATCGTTAAACGTGTGCATAACATCCTACAACAGGCTAAGTTACCTACTGCACCACCAGACACCATGACTGTAGAAATGTTCAAGTCTATCATGGCC GTGGATAAGAAGGTAGCTGATGGACTATTAAGGCTTATCCTTTTGAAAGGTCCGTTAGGCAATTGTGTCTTTACAGGCGATTATGATAGGAAGGCCCTGGACGATACACTCTATGCATTTTGCAAGTCCTGA